The following proteins come from a genomic window of Rhodospirillales bacterium:
- a CDS encoding amidohydrolase family protein yields the protein MQAKNADWLDLVQEQALEPELPICDPHHHFWDRRDVMVQPRYLLDEILTDLGGGHRVVSTVYVECGAMYRCGGTPRTRVVGETEFVNGLAAMAASGLYGETQIAAAIVGTAPLDEGDGVAATLDAQIAASPARFRGIRHVVAWDESPETPIARAAPPPGLMASDAFRAGFRHLAPRGLTFDLWCYHPQLSEAVDLVRAFPDQTVILDHFGGPLGVGPYANRADEVFDDWRERMVELAECPNVVAKLGGINMEVNGFGWHGRSRPPYSWELMEATRRYYETMIELFGVNRCMFESNFPVDKVSCSYTVLWNSFKRLVAGASEDEKRALFHDTATRVYRIQPSATPSD from the coding sequence ATGCAAGCGAAGAACGCCGACTGGCTCGACCTGGTCCAGGAACAGGCACTGGAGCCTGAGCTGCCGATCTGTGATCCCCATCATCACTTCTGGGACCGTCGCGATGTGATGGTCCAGCCCCGCTATCTGCTGGATGAGATCCTGACGGACCTTGGCGGCGGCCACCGGGTGGTCAGCACGGTCTACGTCGAGTGCGGGGCAATGTATCGGTGTGGAGGGACGCCACGCACGCGGGTCGTAGGGGAGACGGAGTTCGTGAACGGCCTTGCGGCCATGGCGGCATCCGGGCTCTATGGGGAGACTCAGATTGCCGCCGCCATCGTCGGGACGGCCCCTCTCGACGAGGGCGACGGGGTAGCGGCCACGTTGGATGCGCAGATTGCGGCCAGCCCGGCGCGCTTCCGCGGCATCCGCCACGTGGTTGCCTGGGACGAGAGTCCCGAAACTCCGATCGCCCGTGCGGCGCCCCCGCCCGGCCTGATGGCGAGCGACGCCTTTCGCGCCGGCTTCCGGCACCTGGCACCCCGGGGACTGACCTTCGACCTGTGGTGCTACCACCCGCAGCTGTCTGAAGCCGTCGACCTGGTGCGTGCGTTCCCCGATCAGACGGTCATTCTCGATCACTTTGGCGGGCCGCTCGGCGTGGGGCCGTACGCGAATCGTGCCGACGAAGTCTTCGACGACTGGCGGGAGCGAATGGTAGAGCTGGCCGAATGCCCGAACGTTGTGGCGAAGCTCGGGGGGATCAATATGGAGGTGAACGGCTTCGGCTGGCACGGGCGCAGCCGTCCGCCATACAGCTGGGAGTTGATGGAGGCTACCCGGCGGTACTACGAGACGATGATCGAGCTGTTCGGCGTCAACCGCTGCATGTTTGAATCGAACTTCCCGGTCGACAAGGTCAGCTGCAGCTACACGGTACTGTGGAACTCGTTCAAACGGCTCGTCGCTGGCGCCTCGGAGGACGAAAAGCGGGCACTGTTCCACGACACGGCGACCAGGGTCTATCGGATCCAGCCTTCCGCCACTCCGTCGGATTGA
- a CDS encoding NnrS family protein has product MKPLASAGKQAGARPGPPLLSFGFRPFFLFGSLYAALLMGLWLAWLRGFLDLPTAFPPVAWHAHELLFGYVAAAITGFLFTAIPGWTRRPPVSGWLLLALLGLWVVGRLAVNLSPLIGYAPAAGLSTAFLVAVTAVAGREIVAGGNWRNLKVVGLLAAFAASHAVYSWAVWRGGDPAIGTRMTIASVLLLLTLVAGRIVPSFTANWLEARGETVMPAPHARYDSVVVGIGALGLALWVVDGWIVPAAIVGVILLGSAGLHLVRQLRWRPHRTVADPLVAVLHGAYLFVPVGFALAGLALIAELEDVHRAAVHAWTVGAFGTMTLAVMTRASLGHTGRPLRASPATVIIYLSVLLAAATRIAAPLLPAWSPLLSSVAAVAWIAAFLGYAVAYGPMLLAPRRAA; this is encoded by the coding sequence GTGAAACCACTGGCCTCAGCCGGGAAGCAGGCCGGCGCCCGGCCGGGGCCGCCCCTGCTCAGCTTCGGTTTCCGGCCGTTCTTCCTGTTCGGATCGCTGTACGCCGCGCTCCTGATGGGCCTTTGGCTGGCGTGGCTACGGGGATTCCTGGACCTCCCGACCGCGTTTCCGCCCGTCGCGTGGCACGCTCACGAACTCTTGTTTGGCTACGTGGCTGCGGCCATCACCGGTTTCCTGTTCACGGCCATCCCTGGCTGGACACGTCGCCCGCCTGTGTCGGGTTGGCTCCTCCTCGCCTTGCTGGGGTTGTGGGTTGTCGGACGCCTCGCGGTCAACCTATCGCCCCTGATCGGGTATGCCCCTGCGGCGGGCCTGTCCACCGCGTTCCTCGTGGCGGTCACGGCTGTCGCGGGACGGGAAATTGTTGCTGGCGGCAACTGGCGAAACCTGAAGGTCGTGGGCCTCCTGGCCGCATTTGCTGCCTCGCACGCGGTCTATTCCTGGGCCGTCTGGCGTGGCGGCGATCCAGCGATCGGCACTCGCATGACCATCGCGTCGGTGCTCCTGCTGCTGACGCTGGTTGCGGGCCGGATCGTTCCCAGCTTTACGGCGAACTGGCTGGAGGCGCGCGGCGAGACGGTGATGCCGGCCCCGCACGCACGGTACGATTCGGTCGTGGTCGGGATCGGCGCGCTGGGGCTCGCGCTGTGGGTCGTGGATGGCTGGATCGTCCCGGCCGCCATCGTCGGCGTGATCCTGCTGGGGTCGGCCGGCCTGCACCTGGTCCGGCAGTTGCGCTGGCGACCGCACCGGACCGTGGCCGACCCGTTGGTCGCGGTCCTGCACGGGGCGTATCTGTTCGTGCCGGTCGGGTTCGCGCTGGCCGGGCTCGCCCTGATCGCGGAACTGGAGGACGTCCATCGCGCCGCGGTCCACGCCTGGACGGTGGGTGCCTTCGGCACCATGACCTTGGCGGTGATGACGCGGGCAAGCCTTGGCCACACCGGACGGCCCCTTCGAGCTTCGCCGGCCACGGTGATCATCTACCTGTCGGTCCTGCTGGCGGCCGCGACACGGATCGCCGCCCCCCTGTTGCCAGCGTGGAGTCCGCTGCTGTCATCGGTGGCGGCTGTCGCATGGATTGCCGCCTTCCTCGGCTACGCCGTCGCGTACGGGCCGATGCTCCTGGCGCCGCGCCGGGCGGCGTAG